A window of Eriocheir sinensis breed Jianghai 21 chromosome 39, ASM2467909v1, whole genome shotgun sequence contains these coding sequences:
- the LOC127009125 gene encoding translation initiation factor IF-2-like — protein sequence MTAAQPGQPPTACLLHGPHHTEPRPAPSGQAAAPTTPGGQLLGHWLCPGEACRGAEPAQVSEGRDGGQGRAPASCQALEGVRAAPVPGGQARRPQQQQEAGRRAMLPHASPRPRHAAPRQPGTPRPQPWQPPRRHLRPAGGGQRRPGGGEGRGAGGGEAGRSSRRPPASNGRDAPRPRPTRPRAHRTPAHRHAPRPDTPRRR from the coding sequence ATGACAGCCGCCCAGCCTGGCCAGCCACCCACCGCCTGCCTGCTGCACGGCCCCCACCACActgagccccgccccgcaccctcAGGACAGGCGGCAGCACCCACTACACCTGGCGGGCAGCTGCTGGGCCACTGGCTGTGTCCAGGTGAGGCGTGCCGCGGGGCGGAGCCAGCACAGGTGAGTGAGGGCCGTGACGGAGGGCAGGGGCGGGCGCCGGCCAGCTGTCAGGCCCTGGAGGGTGTCCGGGCGGCCCCAGTGCCAGGCGGCCAGGCGCGGCgcccccagcagcagcaggaggcagGCAGGAGGGCAATGCTCCCACACGCCTCGCCGCGCCCCCGCCACGCCGCACCCCGCCAGCCCGGCACGCCCCGGCCCCAGCCCTGGCAGCCTCCCCGCCGCCACCTGAGGCCTGCTGGGGGCGGGCAGCGCCGACCCGGAGGAGGCGAGGGCCGAGGAGCTGGCGGAGGAGAGGCAGGCAGGTCGTCACGTAGGCCTCCTGCCTCCAACGGCCGGGACGCCCCTCGCCCGCGGCCCACACGCCCCCGCGCCCACCGCACGCCCGCCCACAGGCACGCACCGCGCCCCGACACTCCACGCCGCCGCTAA